The segment ccattcagagcctgccccacatgtggcccatacatatacagccaccaaactagacaagatggatgaagcaaagaagtgcaggccgacaggagccggatgtagatctctcctgagagacacagccagaatacagcaaatacagaggcgaatgtcagcagcaaaccactgaactgagaacgggacccccgttgaaggaatcgtagaaaggactgaaagagcttgaaggggcttgagaccccatatgtacaacaatgccaagcaaccagagcctccagggactaagccactacctaaagactatacatggactgaccctggactctgacctcataggtagcaatgaatagcctagtaagagcaccagtggaaggggaagtccttggtcctgccaagactgaacccccagtgaacatgattgttggggggagggtggtaatggggggaggatggggaggggaacacccatatagaaggggagagggaaggattagggggatgttggcccagaaactgggaaagggaataacaattgaaatgtaaataagaaatacccaagttaataaagatggagaaaaaaaaaagaattatatatatatatatctcaaagtGGACctagcctccaggttctcccagcatccctcagcccCTGCCTGTTACAGGGTCCTCCTGGCTGGCACACCCTGCCCCCTGCTTCTGTAGTCCAAGTATTGGACTGGgttgcccctcccccagctgccCTTTCTTGTATAATCCAACCATTTTGGTTCTGCTCTCTTTTGGGCAGAACCtgcctgctgctcctgggtctcctcccttccctcttcctcttcctcttcttactTGGCTGAAGGTCatgtccactctggactctcccagatgttctTGTCTCTGGCCATGCTCTCCCATATATCTATAATCCACTAGACCTGAGACCAGTGAtggcttttcttttatttctttttttttcattcaaatgatatttttggagatttttttgtttgtttcatatgGCTTTGAGCTTATTTTTATTACCTTACTgatcttttgcttgtatattatgatttcctattttgtatttttattggtttgtgcctgcctgcttgcctgtctgtctgtccgtctctgtttgtatatgtttctcacaccttttctgttttgttttattctggtttgtttgcttgttttctaaagagagagagagaaggcttgGAGTTGGGGTGAGGACATGGGGAGGATCtgaaagaagatgaggaagagaaaactggtcagaatatattgtataaacatttattctaaatttaaaattcaattatTGGGTGGGTCTGGGGGGGCATgtgagttgaacctgggtcctctgaagagaagccagtgctcttaactatttgTCCAACCCTCCTGTTAGAATCCTTGCTTCTCAGACGGAGAGAGGCATTAACCAGTCTCTTGGGTGAGTGCTTCCTTTGCCTTATAACCCATGCATTCAGCAGGCGCTTGTGTATAAATTTTTTATCCCACCGAGAGACAGGGCTTGGTGAATAAATACCCCATTTTCTGGCCCACTGATGGTCCAGTCTGAGGTGCGTTCTGTGTAGCATCTCGGGCCACTGGGGCTGGGCTGCAGCTTCGCACAGTTCCCATCTGTTAAACAGTGTATCACTTTCTGGTCTTTCTCCTTCGTCTCACTTCCTCCACCCCCTCACAGCCTTTCTAGAAGCACAGGTTTTAGCTGGCCTTCCACGTCTGTGGCTTCTACATCACAGCCCCTCCTCTAAGGATTATTCTCAGATAAGAGACTCAGGAAGCAGTGGAGAATCTAGGTGACTTGGACTTTTGTGACTTTAAAGATGGGCTATGTGTAAATAGATGGGTAGGACACACAGCGCACCTGCTTCAGAGGACAGTATAGATTCAACTAGCCTTTGAGCAAAACCATCTGAGGAGGGAAAATTTCTTTTGTACTGGGCATATGCAAGCCTCTCCTAGTCATTTGTTAAACAATAGGGTGTAACagatatttttataacatttatatCATTTTGGGTATAATAAGGAATTTTGAGGTAGCACAATATCTGGGATCTTCTCGTCTGTAGTGGTTTCTGGAACCAAGACCTCACAGGTACTGAGGAGTGAGTATCCTTGAATTATCACATGAATTCGTGGCTTAAGATGGTGGTGACCTATGCCCTTCTATGAAGATGGTGGTGGGACCAGGACAGAAACTTCTACCAAGTCCTCACCAAAACATCTTCTATTCTCCTGTCTTTAGAGGCCGTGCCCctgaaacaaatatttaaaagaactCTGCCTCCTGTCTTGCCTTTGTTCAGCCCCCACTCATTCTCTGTTCCCCATTCAAGGATCCTTGCAACTGCCTTAACCAGACAAGTCCTCCTGATTCAGAAAACCTCTTTCTGATTTCCAGTCTGGTCAACTCTACAAAGCAGATAAATGGATATTTTCAAGCCCTTCCTATATGTAGCCTGTTTTGGGCAGTGGGCTACTGAGGACGAATCCTGTCAGTCTGCTGTGGGGGGAGTCTTTAATCTGCTGGAGAGACCTAAACCTAGAGAAGTGCCACAGAAGCATCCAGAACTGTATCAGGAAAAGTCAAGGAAGCCtcctcattcctcctccctctccaggGCTCAGAATCAAAACCAGGGCGCGTGCTTCTAATCTTCCTAAATAATGTCACTGTCTGGGACTCAGATATTCAAACATGAGACTGttagggacacttcatatttacaCCATAAAAACCACTGAGTTTCCTTGCCAGCCCTTGGGTTTTTGAGACCACATCGTATTGTGTGGTCTAAGCTGGTTTTGTACTTAGGATCCTCATGAATCCACCTACTGCGTGCTGAGCTTATAGCTGTACACCACCACCTCTGACtgagaaatactttttttaagGTGTCATAGACAAGTTACTGAAGGCTGAGGAGAACTGGTCATTTAGGAGACAGGGAAGTCCTCTAAGTAGAAGACAGACATATGCAAAGACTTGAATGATAAGGAAATTTTCAGCACAgggaaagactttctgaacagggcCCTGACAACACAGGCATTGACACTTATAGTTactaaatgggaccttatgaagcTAAAAAGCTTCTATatagcaaaggacaccatcatttgaGCAAAGAGGcagtctacagaatgagaaaaatctttaccaattgcacatctgacagagggttagtacatggaatatacaaagaactaaaacaaaaaaaaaaaaaccaaaaaaaccaaaacccaaaaaaccctgAACATCAAGAAAAAATAGCCCAATTTTAAAATAGGATATAGAACTAAGTAGAGAATTAtcaaaagatgaaacacaaatgaCCAGGagacattttaaaagttcaacatccttcaCCAtaggaatgcaaattaaaactgctcTGAGATTCCTCTTAGCTCTACCAAAATAGCCAagatcaataaaaacaaatgacagctcatgctggcaaggattctgggaaatggaGACACTTATGCATTGTGGGGGaacaaactggtacagccactatgaaaatcaCTATGGAAGTTCTTTTAATGCTGGAAATCAATCTACCATCAGATTCAGCTACACTACTGTGATGTTTGtctatgcttagcccagggagtggcactcttataggtgtggccctgttggagtaggtatggccttgttggagtaagtgtgtcgctgtgggtgtggactttaagacccacgttctagctgcctggaagccagtattctgctagcagccttcagatgaagatgtagaactctcagctcctcctgcaccatgcctgcctggatgctgccatgttcctgccttgatgataatggacggaacctctgaacctgcaagccagccccaactaaatgttgtccttatgagagctGACTCCGTCATGgtgactgttcacagcagtaaaaccttgactaagacaccactcttgggcatgtaccaAAGGACTGTACGTCttactacagagacacttgctcctCCATGTTCACCTCAGctctgttcataatagccagaagtggggaagagcctagaagGCCATCAACTGAAGGACGGACGGAGAATGACAATGACTTGCATCCAGGCAAAGGAACACTGATAAGAAATTTGGAGGTGAATGTACTGAGCTAGAAACTGTCATTCAGAGTGAGGTAATTcacacccagaaagacaaacattgaaAATTTTCTCTTATTATGTGAATATTAGCTTTTAAACTTTAGATATGTGTGCTTCATTTATGATATCCACAGAGGTTAGGTCGCTACTAAATgaccagggaggaggaggggatttTCTATGGCAGAGGAAATAGACTTTGAAGGGATAAAGGACAAATTAAAATAGGGAGATTAAATAGGGGCAGGGTAAATGGGGGGACATGAGGAGAGACAACTAACACTAAAAACCTTTTGAAAAAGCTGCATGGTCAACAGAGGGGCTTCCTCCTGCTGTAGATGGGAACGGATACAGCAGCCAACATCTGACAatatggaaagagagagacagagagagacagagacagagagagagagagagagagagagagagagagagagagagagagagacagagacagagagagacagagagacagagagagacagagagagacagagacagagagacagagaagacagacagacagagtgaatgactgactgactgactgactgactgactaaccTTGGAGTACTCAGTCCTAAATAAGATGTCTAGGACGTCTCCATCAAGTCCCTTCTCTGAGGGCTCAGGAaactgcagaagaggaggcagaaagagtgtaagaatcAGAGGGGGTGAAAGACACCAACAAAACAAGGCCTTCTAGACAGGACAGGACTAGCGTacacatgagctcacagagactgtggcaacaGGCACAGGGCCTGCCCAGGTGGAAGCCTCAGGGGGTCCCAGCACCGAGAGGGAAGTGGACATGAGCCCCCATCCCTGACTCAAACGTTATCTCTAACTGATATCTGATCGACAGAAGAAAGTTAATTTTCTTCCACAGAGTCTAAGTGAATACAGAAACCACACTTAAGGGAAGGCTCCATGCCCAGAAGCAGACAAACAACATAAACAAACTCAGTAGTATTCTGGGAGGTatttttgtctcataatgctCTGTCTgggcttggctttttttttttttttcatgtatgtcTTCTGCttatatattttgtttgcttaatagttctttctttttaacttctcttaaatttatgtatttaatgtgtttaagtgttttgtctgcatgtattacAGTACCTGAGGCAGCCAGAGGAGAGCATTGGAATTCCTTAGAACTGAGCTACAggccatgtgggtgcagggatggaacccaggacctcgggaagagccgCCAGTGCCTTtagctgctgggccatctctcctgccccctctGCTTATATTTTACAGTTTCCAGTTTTGTGTTCTTatgggatttgtgtgtgtgtgaacctacGTGTCCCTtgtctatatgtgtttcttgtgcctttccTTTGGgtcttttatgtttgtttgcttttgttttattctggttttattttagaTAACTCAAGAAAGAATGTGACTTGAGTGGGTtgagaggtggggaggatctgggaggagttgggggaagggaaatggtaatcagagtgtataatatggaaaatattttcaataaaaaaggagCCATATGGAGACCCACAGAAGCTTCTAACATCATACATCATACCCCAACGTATGAAATCATCGGCCAGAGATCCAACGGTGACCCCCAAACACTCCAAAAGGCATTGCTAAGGAGACTGGGTAATCTCTACAGCCTGATGGTaagaccccattgctgaagactACTTATTTATATCATTCACTGTGGAGAAGTCGAGCTGTGTGACCAGAAACCTCACCCCTATCGACGAGGGTTCATAGTGCTGAAAAGTGCTATGCACACGAGGGAAGTAATCACTTCACTCTCACTCAGCCACACCCAGAGACTTACACAGAGACCTGCTCACCGATGCATACCCACTGGTGCACAGAGACTATGGGAGCAACTAACCAGTCCATGAGGTGGAGCCCATCCCTGACACTGCTAAAATGACTGAGAACCTGGAACTCAATAGCTCTAGAGGAAAGCCTACTAGTTATTCTGCTGAATAcgcatggcttttttttttttttttggttcttttttttttttcggagctggggaccgaacccagggccttgtgcttcctaggcaagcgctctaccactgagctaaatccccaaccccctgaataCGCATGGCTATGACACCTACATGACAGATCACTGGCTCCATCCATCGGTCAGCGCGTCACTGAAacctcaccagagaagcttcttggAGTAGAAGATAACACAGGAGCCACAACCGGACAACATACAGACTCCAGTGGGATGTTTGTATCTCACCCCTCTGCCAAAGGCTTGGGTTCTatacaggagatggaaagatttttAAGAGCCAGAGTTGGAGGTTGTCTCCAAGAGAGCAGagttttccagacacaacagagcGGACGCGTATCTGAACTCACAGACCATGGCAGCCCATACAAGACCCGCATGAGTTCAAACCAAATACAATCCCAGCATGGAAAATAAGAAGGGGCACAAAGTTCCACTCCTAACCAAGAAACGACAGccactgggagagagaaatgggcTTTCTTCAGTGGATAGATGCTGGGTATATCAACTGCACCCCAAGTCAGGCCACACGCTCAGGCCAACACAAAACATACTCcgtgttctgttttcttttgctttggtctgtttttgtgcttttcattttttttcttttgagagagaaaaaggatATGAAGTTGGTTTGAGAGGGGAGGGGGTCTGGGGAGAAgttgagggagaggaaagaatttgcccaaaatatattgcatgaaaacattttaaaaacaaatttaaaacaattcttgggttagaacaaagaggaagtagaaagcaTTTGGGTCGGGAAGGGCAGGAGAGTGAGGACATGAGATTTGTTCTAGGTTTTGTGTGGTGGAAGTCAGGCATGGCAGGTAAGTCAGGCTGAGGAGCGCGCACTACTTCTTGCTGACTGTCAAGGGGGGTGCTCCATGGAGGACTTGTGAGGAGAGGGGCAACACTGTCAGAGTTGGATTCGGACCCTCCTGAATCAAAGCTAGAGGGTGTATTTTCAGAGAATGCAGGAAGTAACTTTGCCTAGAACACTGGGTATAGGATGGAGCCTAAACCCAGGAAGGGGTGCTCTTGAATTCCCAATGGTCCAGCGCCCCAGGACCAGCCTTCGGCCTTGATAGAACCTGATTCAGCTAAATAAAGCTGGAGAGGGAGGCTGAGACCTGGGGGACTTGTCGGCTCAGTGCTCCTGAGGTAACCATTAATCCTTCCCCAGGAGATTCCAGGCACTAGCCCCTTGAGgggcagatgctggagagaatggagggacACGTAGAGGAAGGCTCTGAACTTGGGGAGCAGAAGGTCCTGATTGATAATCCTGCTGACATTCTGGTCATTGCCGCGTATTTCCTGCTGGTCATTGGTGTTGGCTTGTGGGTAAGAAGTTGCGGGGGCGGGGCGTTGATAGGGAATTGCTTCTGGGGTTTGAGGGTAAAGATTTAGGGAGACCTCAGAGAAGAGTGGGAGAAAGGTGCTTGTATATAATGAGGGAGAAACCTAGATCCAGTAGGCCAGCAAATCTTTGGTTCTTTGTCTTTGTACCTTCTGGATTGTGTAAAAGAGATTGGGGGTATCAATAGGTTTTTCACTGAGCCAAGCATTAGCATTCTAAGAGATGTCTCCCCATTTCCATGACTGCCTTATGGCTGAGCAGTAGCCCACGTTTAAACCCACCAGGAAAGTCAGACTGAATCTAGACATATCTAGGTTCCAGTATTTGCACTAGGGTTAGAGCCTGTGTTGTTCTGGGTGTGGGAGAAGGTTGGGGGTAAGGAGATACACAGTCTGGGGAGTCCAGTGCTGGTTAATCTTCAGCCTGAAACAACGCTGAGGAATGTGTTGAAGAAGCTAATGAAGTCCAAAGATGTGCCCCAATCCCAGTTCCCCCCACTTCTGTTTCCCAGTCTATGTTCAGAACCAATAGAGGCACAGTTGGTGGCTACTTCTTGGCAGGACGGAGCATGGTGTGGTGGCCGGTGAGAGGGGCTGGGGAATGGGATGGGAGGGGCCTTGGGGAGGACAGCCTAGCTCACCCCCATTTCTGGCTACCCAGGTTGGAGCCTCTCTGTTCGCCAGCAACATCGGCAGCGGTCATTTTGTGGGCCTGGCGGGGACTGGTGCAGCAAGTGGCTTGGCCGTGGCTGGATTTGAGTGGAATGTGAGGCCTTCTTTTCTATAGTAATCCACCCCAGTGGAAACTCCTGGAGAGATCTCATCTTGGGGAAGCTCCTGGCATGGGGAATACATTGGAATGGTCCAGTTGGGGGGTGAGGTTGGGCGGGGAGCAAGGATCACTTGCTGGCTTACAAGCAGTAGGGAACAGgcagttcctgctccactctcTGTATATGGTGGGTCTTGACTTATGCTCTCCACTCTGAAATGGGGCCAGCACCTCATAGATGAAGTGCCTGTCATGACGTTCTTTGATGCTGTAGTCTGTGAGCATCTCTAGGCTGAACTGAAGTTCTTTGCAAAAACAAGGAAACCAAGTGCCAGGACTGGGCTCACTTGGACAGTTGAGATGAGGGTTTGAGTCTTTCTGTAAAAGGCCTCTGAGCAGAGCCTATGAGGATAAAATTCTTGGGTAGGTGGAGGTGAGGAGGCAGCCCTGTCTGCAGATGCTGAAGTCAGTGTGAAGAGTCTGTGCACACAGGTTCATTTGCCATAAAGAACTTGAAAGAGACTAGTTAGAGGTGATGGTCTTTGTAAGCACAAAAAAGGCTCTATAGAGTTAAGGTGCCAATAAGATGTCAAGAttcttcccccttcctgtccAGGGTCCAGGCACTTCCGCTGTCATCTTCTAGGTCCTGGGTGTGAGGATTAGGACAGACTTGCTCAGGATGCTatcctgggctgtcatttgttcTCACAGGCGCTCTTTGTGGTGTTGCTCCTCGGCTGGCTCTTCGTGCCTGTGTATCTGACCGCCGGAGTGATTACCATGCCTCAGTACCTCCGCAAGCGCTTCGGTGGGCGCCGTATTCGCCTCTACCTGTCCGTGCTCTCGCTTTTTTTGTACATTTTCACCAAGATCTCGGTGAGCACGTGCAGTGAGCGGGACGGATGCTTAGAAAGATAGAACCATCCAATGAGATCTTCAGAGACCTCTGGAAGGGGCGGGGACAAGGAGAAAAGCAAGAATCAGCATGAGGGGTGGGGCCTCTAAGGCTGTGGACCTGGGAAGCCTAGGTTGTTGAAAAATGAGTGGACTTTTGAGGTGTGGTTTCAGGGCAGGCGTTGGACCTGGGTTGCTGCCTTTGCCTCTGATCTATGGATTTGTTCTTTCCTGAAAGGTGGATATGTTCTCCGGAGCAGTATTCATTCAACAGGCCCTGGGCTGGAACATTTACGCTTCTGTCATCGCACTCTTGGGCATCACCATGATTTATACTGTGACAGGTGGCTGGCTGCACAGGAGTggcggggtgggaggggaggagctTGGTGGTGGTGATAGAGAGCTGGCCTGCAACATAAGCGGGGATCTGTGGTTCTATTGGGAAACAGGAAATGGGAAAGTGGGACAGAGAGATACGCTAGTGTGATATAGTACAAGTAGAATTAAATCTGTGGAAAAGAAATCTACTTTCTTTCAATGTCCTTTGGATTTGGATTGTAAGGTCAGGTACCCAGCTAGAGCTGGGTGAGCCTAATAGTCAGAATGAGGGAAATAATTTAGAAACTCCTGCCCTTCTTGGATGTCTGAAGAGTTGGATTGGTGAGTCTCTAAGATCTTTGCTAAATTCCGTGCAGTTCCCAGGATTCCAGGTCATACATAGAGTGGTGCCAAAGTGGGTTTGGGGGTCTGCTGCAGGATAGGATGTAAGCAAGGGCCAGGCCTTAGAGGAATCACCTCACCCCATAACCTAGTTGAGAAAACAGGCCAAGCAGTGTACTGTGGGAGTCAAGAAAGCATCAGTGAACTCTCAAACTCAGCTCTGCTTCCTAGTGTCCCAGTGCACAAGCCCAATATCATTTTTACAAAATTTGTTCTCTAGAATGGGTACTTTCCTTAGTCTCAAAACACATGGGTGCCAGGGGCCAGCAGCTGTGCTGTCCTCCATTGTCTTGAACTTGTTGCAGGAGGGCTGGCGGCACTGATGTACACAGACACTGTGCAGACCTTCGTCATTCTTGCCGGGGCCTTCATCCTCACTGGTTATGGTATGGGGTTTACCCACTGTGGACAGGGCGTGGCTCTTTCCTGCCGTGGAGCTTTTAATGTAGGGGCTGGAACCTTGCTTGTCTCTGTCATGTGGGCCTTTGTACTTGGGCCAGGTCCCCTGACAACCTTGCCTGCACAGCTTTCCATGAAGTGGGCGGGTACTCAGGTCTCTTCGACAAATACCTGGGAGCAGTGACTTCACTGACGGTGTCCAAGGATCCAGCTGTTGGCAACATCTCCAGCACCTGCTATCAGCCGAGGCCCGACTCCTATCACCTGCTGCGTGACCCTGTGACaggagacctgccatggcctgcGCTGCTTCTGGGGCTTACCATTGTCTCAGGCTGGTACTGGTGCAGTGACCAGGTAGGTCAAGGCGAGGGAtggtgcatgcacatacaccctGGATACAACTCTCACTGCCCTGTGCTGGTTGCTGGGTGACACCACCCTTTGGAGTTAGGTTGAAGGCAGGGCCTGAACTGATGGATTATGCCAGGGTGGACCTAAAAGAAGTCAGAATCCAGTGGTAGGATCGGAGGATAGTGATGTAGCAGGGGCTCCGGAGAGCTAGAGGTTGGGTATGAATTAGAATGGGGTTAAAGGTTAGTGCTAAGGGGCCATGGAGAGTGGTGGCAAGGCCTGTGGGATGGTACAGGGATGACCCGTTTACTTGGACACCCCTTATCACAGGTAATTGTGCAGCGCTGCCTGGCTGGAAAGAATCTgactcacatcaaggctggatgcATCCTGTGTGGTTACCTGAAGCTGATGCCCATGTTCCTCATGGTCATGCCAGGCATGATTAGCCGCATTCTTTACCCAGGTAATGTCTGCATCACTCCAGCCTCAACAGTGCTGGGCTACATCCAgagcccccactcccacccccacttttTGTTCAAGGATTCAGGTGCCTGTTGGTTATACCCGCTACTATCCTAAGAGTTCGAAACCTGGTATCTCGGTCTTGCTTCCCACCGGAAGTCCCATCTCTAGGATTCCCGGTTCACACTAGGCTTCAGTGATCCTCCCTTCCACCTTACAGCTTCTGTCTTGCAGATGAGGTGGCCTGTGTGGTACCTGAGGTGTGTAAGCGGGTGTGTGGCACTGAGGTGGGCTGCTCTAACATCGCCTACCCACGGCTTGTTGTGAAGCTCATGCCCAATGGTGAGGGCTGGAAATGGATTGGCCTTGGCCAAGCCTGCAAGGGCTGCCTGTGGGAGGGTTGCCTCTTGCCAACCCTTCACCACCTTGAACACACTGAAGGCCCTGGCCTGAAAGCTCTTGTTGGCCACAGGTCTGCGTGGACTCATGCTGGCAGTCATGCTGGCCGCCCTCATGTCTTCTCTAGCGTCCATCTTTAACAGCAGCAGCACACTCTTCACCATGGATATCTACACACGCCTGCGGCCTCGGGCGGGTGATAGGGAGCTGCTGCTGGTTGGAAGGTGTGGTCTGGGTCCCAACCCCTGCTGTGTAAATGAACCTGAGATGTGGGTGTGTAATGCCAGGAGGGTATTGGGGAAGGTGGGTCCTCCGTAAAACCTGATTGTCTTTAACCACAGGCTTTGGGTGGTGTTCATTGTGGCAGTGTCCGTGGCTTGGCTGCCAGTGGTGCAGGCAGCACAGGGCGGCCAGCTCTTCGATTACATTCAGTCTGTCTCCAGCTACCTGGCGCCTCCAGTGTCCGCTGTCTTTGTGCTGGCACTCTTTGTGCCCCGTGTTAATGAGAAGGTGAGGAGGGCGTGTGCATGTGGACCCTGGGCGAGGCACGGGTCACTTGAGTAGGCAATGCTGTTCCTCCTGCAGGGTGCTTTCTGGGGACTCATTGGGGGCCTGCTGATGGGCCTAGCTCGTCTCATACCCGAGTTCTTCTTTGGCACGGGCAGCTGTGTGCGACCCTCTGCATGCCCAGCCATCTTCTGCCGGGTACACTACCTCTACTTCGCCATCATTCTCTTCTTCTGCTCCGGCTTCCTCACACTCGCAATCTCCCTGTGCACCGCACCCATCCCTCAGAAGCATGTAAGTGCTGGCCTCCAAGGAACCGGGAGACTATACGAACTATATGGGGTAGATGAGCCCTTTCCACCCCGTTAGCCAGTCTGCTTCAAggaatgcccacagaggccagaggccaggagTTCAGGATGAAGCTGTTTCCAGGGCAAGCACATTTACTTAACTGACATTTTGAGGGAGCAGAGCAAATGACAATGGGAATATGCAGTATCAGAACTTGAGACCAGTCTGAAGAACTACAATTCTGGGTGTAGACATAAAACTTGGGGTGAAACATGGGATTGGGCAGGGGTGAAGGCTTTAATACTAGATGAAGATCTTGG is part of the Rattus norvegicus strain BN/NHsdMcwi chromosome 1, GRCr8, whole genome shotgun sequence genome and harbors:
- the Slc5a2 gene encoding sodium/glucose cotransporter 2, translated to MEGHVEEGSELGEQKVLIDNPADILVIAAYFLLVIGVGLWSMFRTNRGTVGGYFLAGRSMVWWPVGASLFASNIGSGHFVGLAGTGAASGLAVAGFEWNALFVVLLLGWLFVPVYLTAGVITMPQYLRKRFGGRRIRLYLSVLSLFLYIFTKISVDMFSGAVFIQQALGWNIYASVIALLGITMIYTVTGGLAALMYTDTVQTFVILAGAFILTGYAFHEVGGYSGLFDKYLGAVTSLTVSKDPAVGNISSTCYQPRPDSYHLLRDPVTGDLPWPALLLGLTIVSGWYWCSDQVIVQRCLAGKNLTHIKAGCILCGYLKLMPMFLMVMPGMISRILYPDEVACVVPEVCKRVCGTEVGCSNIAYPRLVVKLMPNGLRGLMLAVMLAALMSSLASIFNSSSTLFTMDIYTRLRPRAGDRELLLVGRLWVVFIVAVSVAWLPVVQAAQGGQLFDYIQSVSSYLAPPVSAVFVLALFVPRVNEKGAFWGLIGGLLMGLARLIPEFFFGTGSCVRPSACPAIFCRVHYLYFAIILFFCSGFLTLAISLCTAPIPQKHLHRLVFSLRHSKEEREDLDAEELEGPAPPPVQNGCQECAMGIEEVQSPAPGLLRQCLLWFCGMSKSGSGSPPPTTEEVAATTRRLEDISEDPSWARVVNLNALLMMTVAVFLWGFYA